TGAATCTGTTTAAAACTGGTCTAAAAAGTATGAAACTATGATATTCTCGACCGCTATCACTCGTACGAGAGTCCCATCCGAGTATGGGTGCAGACAACCCGCCACCGACTGATGAGAAAGACTCTCGACGACGTTTACCAGGACCGGAATCTCCTCGTGATCGCCTTCGCGAGGGCGATGCGACTCACCTGCGGACCGGACACCGCGGGCTGGTACCGTCACGACGACTGGCCGGTCATCTGGGTTGACACGCCAGCGGGCCAGAAATCGTGGCCTGTCACGCCCGACCTCGAGGATGTCCTCGAGCGCTCACCACTCGACAACAGTGAGCTGATCGGCGGTTATGACGGCCACTCGCGGATGCTCAAGAACTGTCGGCTCGCCCGCTATATTACCCGATCTTACTGATGACGGAGCCAATCGAGTTCGGATCGAAAGCAGCGGCTGACAGTTTCCGCGACGAGTACGCCGACCACCTCGCAGTGACGACGATCGCCGGCTCAAGACCGTCGCGATCTCCTCGAGTGCTCCCGACCACGTCCTCGAAACAGCGACTATCGAGGCCGCCACAGCTGGCTTCGTTCGGAGCGGCTGTGGCGTCCGGACCAAGCTGACCGACCACGAACGGAAGTTATCGACTTCTCCTGAACGTCGGTGCTCCACGTCAGAAGCGCGAAGGGGTTGAGAAACGATTTCAGTCCCTATACCATTATAGTATACACTATCAAGCCGCCCGCGTACATCGTAAGAAGAACGTACAGGAGTGCCAGAAGTGCGGCAATAGTCTTCTCTACTGTCGTTTGCTCGTAGTACTGGACATCGTCGGTGTTACGTGCGATATCCCAAAGAACCTCTCCGAGCATTTTGATTCGAGGAAATCGGGTGTGATTTGCTTCGGTCGCTCCGGTCGGTCCTAACTTCTCCCACTCCTGTTGATATACTGGATACGCAAGGTCTGATTCCATCTCGTGGAGGATCTCGTATTTCGCCTGGTTCAGTCGACGATGAGAATCTACTGTTTGATACCAGAGTCCACAGAGACAGACGCCAAGCAGACCTACTGCAACCAAACCGATCTGCTGGGCACGCGAAAGCGGTCCTTGGGCGATAAACGTGATTATGACCAAAATCCCCGAGAGGAGTGAGACGTAAAACCGATTCGTCTGAAGTCTTCGGTCGGACACAGCCATGGCACTCCCTGCGTAGTGTGTGTACTGATCGATGAGCGTCTCATCGCGTGTAGGGCGGGAATCGTCAGATGTCGTCTTTGAGCCTGATACAGGCTCTTGTCCGGTCGCGCCTTCCTTAGCCATGTTTCGCAATCGCGTTCACGATAGACCGCTGACGCCAACCAACGATCTCGTCCGCAGCCGCCCTTACCGACGCAGGGAGCCGCTCATTCCCATTCGGCTGCACTCCTATAACGGGCTTCTGAAAGTGTTTTGCCATCTCGATTTCCTCTTCGATCCATTCACTGTATGAGACATACATCCCAGCAATAACGACGACGACATTCGCCTGCCGAACCTGCTGGTATAGTTGTTGCCGAAGATCATTCGTATCCTCGAACTCCAGCGGGTCGTCCTCTGGAACGCTGAAGTTCTGCCAGTCAAGCCGGTCTTCATCATCGAGGAACTTCTCGATTCGTTCGCGCTGTTCAGAATATTTCCATGAATGACTCACGAACACCCGATATGGCCGATTTTCGAGGGACAGCCGAGGCTGAGCCGGTGAATCGGTGTCGTCGGTCGTAGAACCAGCTGAGACTAGGCTACCGAGTCCCTGAGCTCCCTCGTATGATAGATACCCGGCGACTGCAGCAGCAATGATTAGTTCTGGCGCGTCGTTCCAGAGGTATCGAAGTGGGTCGTCGTGTGGATCATGCTCGACTCGCCCCCCCTTCCAGTCAGCATACCCGGCAAGAAGGTTTTTACCAAGGTCGGCGAGGTTAGGGGATTGCTCGTCGCCAGTCGGCACGGTGGTTGGCTCAGTGCCATCTAGAACACTGTCTCTAGTACCATTGCTGACTAGCTCGGAGAACGGATCATTGTCATCTCGTCCATTCACGAGAGAGTTCACATTGAAACTGCCTGTGGGGCTCTGTACCTCGACTGTCGGGACGCGGGTGACGTGGT
Above is a genomic segment from Natronorubrum aibiense containing:
- a CDS encoding RipA family octameric membrane protein, with the translated sequence MAKEGATGQEPVSGSKTTSDDSRPTRDETLIDQYTHYAGSAMAVSDRRLQTNRFYVSLLSGILVIITFIAQGPLSRAQQIGLVAVGLLGVCLCGLWYQTVDSHRRLNQAKYEILHEMESDLAYPVYQQEWEKLGPTGATEANHTRFPRIKMLGEVLWDIARNTDDVQYYEQTTVEKTIAALLALLYVLLTMYAGGLIVYTIMV
- a CDS encoding TIR domain-containing protein — translated: MRQVCELFYDTLSHHKKNAISPLIVKYSNHDISVVTPNENDHVTRVPTVEVQSPTGSFNVNSLVNGRDDNDPFSELVSNGTRDSVLDGTEPTTVPTGDEQSPNLADLGKNLLAGYADWKGGRVEHDPHDDPLRYLWNDAPELIIAAAVAGYLSYEGAQGLGSLVSAGSTTDDTDSPAQPRLSLENRPYRVFVSHSWKYSEQRERIEKFLDDEDRLDWQNFSVPEDDPLEFEDTNDLRQQLYQQVRQANVVVVIAGMYVSYSEWIEEEIEMAKHFQKPVIGVQPNGNERLPASVRAAADEIVGWRQRSIVNAIAKHG